A genomic region of Colletotrichum destructivum chromosome 1, complete sequence contains the following coding sequences:
- a CDS encoding Putative peptidase S53, activation domain, peptidase S8, subtilisin, Ser-active, Sedolisin, producing MAFLKTLVALAAVFPFIDARLMSRATSLAQGVQMLNMAADDQQISLQIGIKLQNIEKLEPMLRDVSDPDSPNYAKYLTAAQVNDMFKPAEASVAAIQAWLAKENVSDVSYTDGGRFVNFATDIATANRVLGASFAYYDVQGTVKLRTKEYSVPDPMTEHVELVTPTTYFGSTKGDPAFTNAELPPMFAPLAGRQAPPGPGATVNCSKVFSPPCFELAYNYGAYQADPAAGSRVGFASFLNQSARQDDLTPFLTRFNLPEQKFTSVLVNGGQDHQDPAGDVTEANLDSQVMAATVKTLPITQYLTGGKGPLIPNLRTPTQAENQNEPFLEFYQFMMTQENAQIPQVISISYGDDEQTVPIEYATRVCNLIGMMGLRGVSVLGSSGDTGVGAPCRANDGSNAVQFTPQFPSTCPYITSVGGTQAFGPETTWIASGSGFSNYFKQAWYQEAAVNQYLQTGISPETKAYYQPFANFSGRGFPDIAAHSAGPPFPIVVANKLVGTGGTSASAPLVAGLVGLLNDARIRTGQPTMGFLNPWLYKRGLKGLTDVTTGVAQGCGGIDLQSKKPLQGAGVIPFASWNGTQGWDPVTGLGLPNFEEMKKIALTK from the coding sequence ATGGCTTTCCTCAAGACCCTCGTCGCTCTGGCGGCCGTCTTCCCCTTCATCGACGCTCGCCTCATGTCCAGGGCGACCAGCCTCGCCCAGGGCGTCCAGATGTTGAacatggccgccgacgaccagcAGATCAGCCTCCAGATTGGCATCAAGCTGCAGAACATTGAAAAGCTGGAGCCTATGCTCCGGGACGTCTCGGACCCGGACAGCCCTAATTACGCCAAGTACCTCACGGCGGCCCAAGTCAATGACATGTTTAAGCCGGCCGAAgcctccgtcgccgccatccaggcctggctggccaaggagaacgTCAGTGACGTCTCGTACACAGACGGTGGCCGCTTCGTCAATTTCGCGACCGACATCGCCACTGCCAACAGGGTGCTCGGCGCGAGCTTCGCCTACTACGACGTCCAGGGCACCGTGAAGCTGCGCACCAAGGAGTACTCAGTCCCGGACCCCATGACGGAGcacgtcgagctcgtcacGCCCACGACCTACTTTGGAAGCACGAAGGGAGACCCAGCCTTCACCAACGCCGAGCTCCCGCCGATGTTCGCGCCTCTCGCCGGCAGACAAGCCCCCCCCGGGCCCGGCGCCACGGTCAACTGCTCCAAGGTATTCTCGCCACCGTGCTTCGAGCTGGCTTACAACTACGGCGCCTACCAGGCCGACCCCGCCGCGGGGAGCCGTGTCGGCTTCGCCAGTTTCCTCAACCAGTCTGCCCGCCAGGACGACCTCACGCCCTTCCTCACCAGGTTCAATCTGCCGGAGCAGAAGTTCACCagcgtcctcgtcaacggcggaCAGGACCACCAGGACCCTGCGGGCGATGTGACTGAGGCGAACCTCGACTCCCAAGTCATGGCGGCCACGGTCAAGACCCTCCCGATCACGCAGTACCtcaccggcggcaaggggCCCCTGATTCCCAACCTGCGCACGCCGACGCAGGCGGAAAACCAGAACGAGCCGTTCCTCGAATTTTACCAATTTATGATGACGCAAGAGAACGCCCAGATCCCGCAGGTGATCTCCATATcgtacggcgacgacgagcagacCGTCCCCATCGAGTATGCCACACGCGTGTGCAACCTCATCGGCATGATGGGCCTGCGTGGCGTCAGCGTTCTCGGATCCAGCGGCGACACAGGTGTCGGCGCACCATGCCGCGCCAACGACGGAAGCAACGCTGTCCAGTTCACGCCTCAGTTCCCCTCCACGTGCCCGTACATCACCTCCGTGGGCGGGACGCAGGCCTTCGGCCCTGAGACCACCTGGATCGCGTCAGGCAGTGGCTTCAGCAACTACTTCAAGCAGGCATGGTACCAGGAGGCGGCCGTGAACCAGTATCTGCAGACCGGAATTTCGCCTGAGACGAAGGCGTATTATCAGCCGTTCGCCAACTTTAGCGGACGAGGCTTCCCGGATATCGCGGCACACTCTGCCGGCCCTCCGttccccatcgtcgtcgccaacaaGCTCGTTGGTACTGGAGGCACTTCGGCTTCCGCCCCGTTGGTTGCTGGCTTGGTTGGACTTCTCAACGATGCCAGAATCAGAACCGGGCAGCCAACCATGGGCTTTTTGAACCCCTGGCTTTACAAGAGAGGCCTCAAGGGACTGACAGATGTCACCACTGGTGTCGCCCAGGGATGTGGCGGCATCGATTTGCAGTCGAAAAAGCCTTTGCAAGGCGCTGGCGTCATTCCCTTCGCGTCATGGAACGGCACTCAAGGATGGGATCCTGTGACAGGGTTGGGTCTTCCCAACTTTGAGGAAATGAAGAAAATTGCTCTGACGAAGTAG
- a CDS encoding Putative glycosyltransferase 2, nucleotide-diphospho-sugar transferase — MKAFKSYFTPAQAPGQAANEASKPNPLQPTTTGSRMQPSEKPAPYRSHSVKTSARQSTVSLALTAGMRDKHASSIHDLRADVTVHSLYQDQLRKMYASAWNLGEGCVLKKGRNDYVCAPPQLSTIPNGFFDMVSQLNVSCAMTVNTPVIQSIIHGILNTGEAMTSIPLSGGLQLQVLPRMTDLPRCQKHHFAAFILDPPLLTVWDDDANKLHDRAENLQQMIIAHIWRSDPIDEEESEEKNEKQAGVNVEELSPSAIEEALGAEARPTRVISSALVALAISLSMTCLGLGYRSLALQTAVDGSYTRLALLAVSPITLFISLFFFISISGIIFQIFGPISSIHSNSSNYSGKPPRRLSPYREQLPHVTIQMPVYKEGLNAVIKPTVLSLKAAISTYEMQGGTANILVNDDGMQLLDAEEAAARREFYDEHLMGWVSRPGHNPKPEDPAEKPFLRRGRFKKASNMNYALMTSNKLEDKLKQINRGSSWNQESEDKVYDQALSQVIDESEGRTWAGGNIRIGDYILLIDSDTRVPRDCLLDAVSEMEASPEVAILQYTSGVMNVSDSFFEKAVTWFTEMIYTMITFNVANGDISPFVGHNAVLRWSAIQDAASYMDHEDGYEKFWSESHVSEDFDMALRLQTAGYTIRYGAYTGDGFQEGVSLTVYDELARWEKYAYGCNELLFHPFRFWFTRGPFTPLFRRFLTSNIAFFRKLTILSYIGTYYAIGASWILTLANYFITGWFNGVYDKYYLDSFATYFSIIIVFPLCGNIALAVLRYRLGHQSLIGALWNNFKWMPVFSIFLGGISLHVSKALLCHFFEINIQWGATSKEVERCNFIEEIPKIIKNFAGTFIYTFGVTALIICGIYVFPPLWQISTFATIFPLCVSIVSHFALPVLLNPALMKFTF, encoded by the exons ATGAAGGCCTTCAAGTCCTACTTCACGCCTGCCCAGGCGCCGGGCCAGGCGGCGAACGAAGCATCGAAGCCCAATCCCCTTCAACCAACGACCACGGGATCGAGAATGCAGCCTTCCGAAAAGCCAGCTCCCTACCGAAGCCATAGCGTTAAAACATCCGCCCGACAGTCGACAGTGAGCCTGGCGCTCACGGCAGGAATGAGGGACAAGCATGCCAGCAGCATCCATGATCTGAGGGCGGATGTCACGGTACACAGCTTGTACCAGGACCAGCTCAGAAAGATGTACGCTTCGGCCTGGAACCTCGGTGAGGGTTGTGTTCTCAAAAAGGGCCGCAACGACTACGTCTGCGCCCCACCTCAGCTGTCGACTATCCCGAATGGATTCTTCGACATGGTCAGCCAGCTCAACGTGAGC TGTGCCATGACTGTCAACACCCCCGTGATCCAGTCCATCATTCACGGTATCTTAAACACTGGGGAGGCCATGACCTCGATCCCTCTTTCCGGGGGCCTGCAGCTGCAGGTTCTCCCAAGGATGACCGACCTGCCTAGATGCCAGAAGCATCATTTCGCAGCCTTCATCCTCGACCCTCCTCTTTTAACTGtctgggacgacgacgcgaaCAAACTCCACGATCGTGCTGAAAACCTCCAGCAGATGATCATTGCTCACATCTGGCGAAGTGATCCCATTGATGAGGAAGAGAGTGAAGAGAAGAACGAGAAGCAAGCCGGAGTAAACGTTGAGGAGCTCTCTCCGTCGGCTATCGAAGAGGCACTCGGAGCAGAAGCACGGCCAACGCGGGTGATAAGCTCTGCCCTCGTGGCATTAGCGATCAGTCTCAGCATGACGTGCTTGGGTCTCGGCTACCGAAGCCTGGCTCTGCAAACAGCAGTAGATGGCAGCTACACGCGGTTGGCGTTGTTGGCAGTGTCCCCTATCACCCTATTTATCAGTCTG TTCTTTTTCATCTCCATTTCTGGAATCATCTTTCAGATTTTTGGtcccatctcctccatccaCTCGAACTCTTCCAACTATTCCGGCAAGCCTCCCCGTCGGCTCAGCCCTTACCGAGAACAGCTCCCCCATGTCACCATCCAGATGCCCGTCTACAAAGAAGGTCTGAACGCTGTCATCAAACCAACAGTCCTGTCACTCAAGGCCGCGATTTCGACCTACGAGATGCAGGGCGGTACCGCCAATATCTTggtcaacgacgacggtaTGCAGCTACTAGACgccgaagaagccgccgcccgcaGAGAGTTCTATGACGAGCACCTCATGGGATGGGTTTCCCGCCCTGGCCACAACCCGAAGCCCGAGGACCCCGCCGAGAAGCCATTCCTTCGCAGAGGCAGATTCAAAAAGGCATCCAACATGAACTACGCCCTGATGACGAGCAACAAGCTTGAGGATAAGCTCAAACAGATAAACCGTGGCAGCAGCTGGAATCAAGAAAGCGAAGACAAGGTCTACGACCAGGCCTTATCGCAGGTCATTGACGAGTCCGAAGGCCGGACCTGGGCTGGTGGTAACATTCGCATTGGCGACTACATTCTTCTGATCGATTCCGACACTCGTGTTCCTCGCGACTGCCTGCTGGATGCTGTTAGCGAAATGGAGGCCTCCCCCGAAGTCGCCATCCTTCAGTACACCTCAGGTGTCATGAATGTCTCTGACTCGTTCTTCGAGAAGGC CGTCACGTGGTTTACAGAGATGATTTACACCATGATCACCTTCAACGTCGCCAATGGCGATATCTCCCCCTTCGTCGGTCACAATGCCGTGCTCCGCTGGTCTGCCATCCAGGACGCCGCTTCTTACATGGACCATGAGGACGGCTACGAGAAGTTCTGGTCCGAGTCCCATGTATCCGAGGATTTCGACATGGCTCTGCGTCTCCAGACGGCAGGTTACACCATCAGATACGGCGCATACACAGGTGACGGCTTCCAGGAGGGCGTGTCCTTGACTGTCTATGACGAGCTGGCCCGCTGGGAGAAGTACGCCTACGGCTGTAATGAGCTGCTCTTCCATCCCTTCCGCTTCTGGTTTACTCGCGGCCCTTTCACGCCACTCTTTAGACGCTTCTTGACCTCCAACATTGCTTTCTTCAGAAAGTTGACCATCTTGTCCTACATCGGCACCTACTACGCCATTGGAGCCTCATGGATCCTGACCTTGGCCAACTACTTTATCACTGGATGGTTCAATGGCGTGTACGACAAGTACTATCTCGATTCGTTCGCCACTTacttctccatcatcatcgtgTTCCCGCTCTGCGGCAACATCGCCCTGGCTGTGCTTCGGTACAGACTGGGCCATCAGTCCCTCATCGGAGCCC TTTGGAACAACTTCAAGTGGATGCCagtcttctccatcttcctTGGCGGCATCTCGTTGCACGTCTCCAAGGCGTTGCTCTGTCACTTTTTCGAGATCAACATTCAGTGGGGTGCTACATCCAAGGAAGTCGAGCGCTGCAACTTCATCGAGGAGATTCCTAAGATCATCAAGAACTTCGCGGGCACCTTCATCTACACCTTTGGCGTGACGGCCCTCATCATCTGCGGGATTTAcgtcttccctcccctttgGCAGATCTCAACCTTCGCGACCATCTTCCCCCTGTGCGTTTCTATCGTCTCGCACTTTGCGCTGCCGGTGCTCCTGAACCCGGCCTTGATGAAGTTTACCTTCTAA
- a CDS encoding Putative CRA domain, gid-type RING finger domain, Fyv10 family, producing MGDHEHATIKHQDHLLLDQPLLRLPYELLRKNFRSAHFTVEKDSTAIKSLLKETATASVNSRASPDDVIRNLDAMIARMRGVKRKLTAHADEEARLTRQAGARISHLGDLYNMHSVEDVKYEAWSRARLDRLLVDYLLRHGYNESAQALTAERNMDDLVDVETFVHMSRIQESLRRGSVVEALAWCQDNKKELRKMDSNLEFMLRFQQYIELVRTQSQPKLLEAIAHAKKYLVPFKATYPDELRKAFGLLAYPPTAANAVYSDLYSSDRWDALADLFTSTHNNLLALPSYPLLHIALSSGLSALKTPACHSLNSSHVAADANTATNASATAGTQSVCPICSTELNDLARNVPYAHHTKSYVEHDLLLLPNSRAYGKERLEEYAKKSGLPPDQVKDLRTGEVYSMDKLKKVFIT from the exons ATGGGCGACCACGAGCACGCCACGATCAAGCACCAGgaccatctcctcctc GACCaacccctcctccgcctcccgTACGAGCTCCTCCGCAAAAACTTCCGGTCTGCCCACTTCACCGTCGAAAAGGACTCGACCGCCATCAAGTCCCTTCTCAAGGAGACCGCCACGGCCTCGGTCAACAGCCGCGCATCACCCGACGATGTCATCCGCAACCTCGATGCCATGATCGCCCGCATGCGCGGCGTCAAGCGCAAGCTCACCGCccacgccgacgaggaggcccgcCTCACCCGCCAGGCCGGTGCTCGTATCTCCCACCTTGGTGACCTCTATAATATGCACTCGGTCGAAGACGTCAAGTACGAGGCCTGGAGCCGCGCCCGTCTCGATCGCTTGCTTGTTGACTACCTGCTTCGGCATGGCTACAACGAAAGCGCCCAAGCACTTACCGCCGAGCGAAACATGGATGATCTTGTTGACGTCGAGACCTTTGTGCATATGAGCCGCATTCAGGAGTCACTCAGGCGTGGGAGCGTCGTTGAGGCGTTGGCCTGGTGCCAGGACAACAAGAAGGAGCTTCGCAAGATGGAT AGCAATCTCGAGTTCATGCTCCGTTTCCAGCAGTACATCGAGCTCGTTCGCACCCAATCCCAACCGAAACTGCTCGAAGCCATCGCCCACGCCAAGAAGTATCTTGTCCCGTTCAAGGCAACGTATCCCGACGAGCTTCGCAAGGCCTTCGGTCTCCTTGCCTACCCTCCCACCGCTGCAAACGCCGTTTACTCCGATCTCTATAGTTCAGACCGCTGGGACGCGCTTGCCGACCTCTTCACCAGCACCCACAACAACCTTCTCGCTCTCCCCTCATACCCTCTTCTGCACATAGCCCTCTCATCAGGTCTCTCTGCCCTCAAGACCCCGGCTTGTCACTCTTTAAACTCGTCACACGTTGCTGCGGATGCCAACACTGCAACCAATGCATCCGCCACCGCGGGCACGCAGTCCGTCTGCCCAATCTGCTCGACAGAACTCAACGATCTCGCCCGCAACGTCCCATACGCGCATCACACCAAGAGCTACGTCGAGCACGacctgttgctgttgccgaACAGTCGGGCTTACGGCAAAGAGCGTCTTGAGGAGTATGCCAAAAAGTCGGGCTTGCCGCCGGACCAGGTCAAAGATTTGCGTACCGGCGAGGTCTACTCCATGGACAAGCTCAAAAAGGTCTTCATTACATGA
- a CDS encoding Putative myc-type, basic helix-loop-helix (bHLH) domain-containing protein — MTDVMADHPDLSELAGSPSPGQKRKRDDMSESNSPGRAKRASAGLSDADTAAFIENAVEAAHAAAANGVNVADFSALQQAAAAVNSEAADPANASSTAAAALGSMYPTLHVPPTTEEQFAAQTSDEPNHGQDHTFGHADLSPSDGLPALPTIPQPTNGVQSVQSQQTHQTHQQHQQHQQHQQHQPPQPQHRYSSGSAGTPAKKPDVGSEEWHKMRKDNHKEVERRRRETINEGINELAKIVPNCEKNKGSILQRAVTFINQLKENETQNIEKWTLEKLLTEQAIAELSASNDKLKQECERLYKELETWKRVAQNAGLSYPQANKEEPAATT, encoded by the exons ATGACGGATGTTATGGCCGATCACCCAGACCTCTCTGAACTGGCTGGCTCGCCCTCTCCAGGCCAAAAACGGAAGCGCGACGATATGTCGGAGTCGAATAGCCCTGGCCGGGCGAAGCGAGCCAGCGCTGGACTCTCGGATGccgacaccgccgccttcATTGAGAACGCCGTTGAAGCTGCccacgctgccgccgctaATGGGGTGAACGTGGCCGACTTCAGCGCCCTTCAGCAAGCTGCAGCCGCCGTAAACTCAGAGGCTGCTGACCCGGCCAACGCCTCCAGCACGGCTGCCGCTGCCTTGGGATCCATGTATCCTACTCTCCACGTCCCGCCTACTACGGAAGAGCAGTTCGCTGCCCAGACAAGTGATGAGCCGAACCATGGCCAAGACCATACCTTCGGCCACGCTGATCTGAGCCCGTCCGATGGACTCCCGGCTCTTCCTACTATACCTCAACCCACGAATGGCGTCCAGTCTGTTCAGTCCCAGCAAACCCATCAAACtcatcagcagcaccagcagcaccagcagcaccagcaacatCAGCCCCCACAGCCCCAGCACCGATATTCATCTGGATCTGCTGGCACTCCCGCTAAGAAGCCGGATGTCGGTTCAGAGGAATGGCACAAGATGCGCAAGGACAACCACAAAGAAG TGGagcgtcgtcgccgcgagACCATTAATGAAGGCATTAATGAGCTGGCCAAGATTGTTCCCAACTGCGAGAAGAACAAAGGCTCCATCCTCCAGCGTGCCGTCACATTCATCAACCAACTCAAGGAGAATGAGACGCAGAACATTGAGAAGTGGACCCTGGAGAAGCTGCTTACGGAGCAAGCTATAGCAGAGCTCAGTGCCTCCAACGACAAGCTCAAGCAGGAGTGTGAACGCCTCTACAAGGAGTTGGAGACATGGAAGCGAGTCGCACAAAATGCTGGTCTCTCATACCCGCAGGCAAACAAGGAGGAGCCTGCCGCAACGACTTAG